CTCGGGAAAAAGTTTACAAGAAATGTTTCTTTTGAGAAAAATAGCCGactaaaattttcgaaaaagCAAAATAATGAGACATGgaaaagttaaaattattttaaaaagctATTATATAAAATGCCAAATACTTACTTTTGATGCTCCTCTCCAGTGATTCATTCATGGCATCGACCACATTTCCACCGGTCATTTCGTTCACCTGAAATGAACGAAGAGTTGGgtcaatattttgtaaataaaaatatatcatgcGTTATCAAGGATAAAGTAGGGCCTTGATCGTATTTCGCAGAACTGAAGAATTGACTTCACAAAAAGGTCGGATGAGAGTTTAATCAAGTACTGTTGGTGGATAATAATGTAAAATCGACCGGAACTACTTAGCATTTATTACATTCAAAAACGCGCAAAATGGAAGCTTATTTAAAAACCATCTCAATTACCAGAATAGTTTTTTTATATTGCTCATAATAGCAGCAATGCTTATATGATTTAAAACTTAAGTTGTACCTTCATGGTTGACGCCCCCTCCTTTTCTGGCAACGGCAAAATTGTCAGCCATGTAGTCACGACTGATTCTTTGCCCAGACAGGTTGCGGGAACGGCACAGGGTTGCTGGGATTCAATACCTAAAAGTGAGCGGCACCAAAACTGAAGtttaatttattacttattttcTGTATAGCAAAAATTTAAGCGAGTTACTGAACTAACTAGCGCTAAGTGGTTCATAAAAGCCCAGACGTTTATCAAAAGAATTAGTATTTGTCAATGAGCCCAGTAGCACTAAGTGCGATTATGCAATGTTAGCGCTCACAAAAACAAGGCTTGCTAAGAATAAACACAGTGCTTACGTAGTGTATATACGTAGAACAAATACATATTGTGCATGTATAATGATGGAATATACCTTGTATTACTTTTGTAGATCTAAGGCGATTTTTCTCATCCAAATATTCCGACGAAGTAAGAGCGCAAGGTCCACAAGAGGCATTCACAGAATCATCCATTGCTGTATAAACAGGAATAGTTCTTAGTATATACCGTAGTGATATGAAACGGTATTATATGCGGGGTTTGAAAATAACATGGAGTTAGAAATAGGTACAGGAAACGGGCTTTTGACTCCATCTAATATATGTACGTATATATCGTTAAAAACATGATAAGGTAAAAAGCAAAGAGTGCCGGTAGGTTAGCCTTCATCTTACCAGCGAACATTTTAGTACATTTCTGAAGATAACATGAATAAGTTAAGTCAATCAACTAAGGCAAATGAACTAAGAATTCTTTCGTAGTAAAAGAATAGAAACAcgttcaaatcaaatttttatagCGAAAAATCTAGCAAGGCATTTCCTACAAGGAAATGACCCGATATTGCTCCAGTGCAAAGTAGTTTCCTGATCGCACGTCACTACGTTACAAaatccatttttatattttccaatcTTTATAAAGCAAGAACAATAATAAATAGCAAAACTGATTATCAAGTGAAGAATTATTTTATCTTGTACCCCGAATAGCGCCATCAATAGCGTCCTCCATTGTCTGAATAATGTCGTCGTTCAATTCGAAGCCAATATTCTGAAAAATGTATAACGTATAATTATAATCGACAAgttcatattcaatttaaatCAATTTGTAATTGGGTAAGAGATAAATTATTTGCCGTCGTCACATGCATGATTAATTGTCATATAAACAGAGAACAGTAAGTTGTTTATGGCTTGGGCTCTtcattgcaaatattttgcaaataagAAACACTTTGTAATATACCTTGCAATTCAATGTAATTATTTGTTTACGAAGTTGCGGTTCAATGGTGATGGTTGTAATGCGTTTTAAATCAGACATCAATAATTGCTGTAGTGTGTTGTTGTTTCACTAAATTTTACTATTGACTCGCTTTGTGCTAGTGTCAGCGATCCGCATGTATATATGTGTTCTTTCTTGTGTATATGgtaacggtgaccgtacatttgaacccacgtacatttgaaatCATGTGTATATCTGTGGGTTCAATTTACATACGggggctaaaacccatgggttagggttagtatgggttcaaatatccgcaaaacaaaaaaaaattccataggtgcaatatatgcaggtgcaattgtcgtgggttcaaatgtacgtgggttcaaatgtacgggaaccataTGGTAACATGTACTTCTGGTGTGTTTTACTTCAGATTGAAATTGAATGGAGCCTTAAGCCAGCTTTTCTATTTACACATACCTTATTTAAGTAGCATGACACTGGTGGGTAAACTTGCATCCAATTTGCACCTTGACTGTTGCAAGTCACTGGAGCGTAGCATGTCTCTCCTGTCAGAATCAAATCGGTGATGTATGTGAAGTAATTGAGAAAGGAATTAAAATCTCATATTTACAAAGTTGTGGGTTCGGAATCTCACCAATGGCTCTTTCGCAATAACAGGTATGGGGAACTTAATCTAGGTGCTAGGTTTAGCAATGTTGGGACCGGATTGTGCGGGGTCTTGGCTATGCGACATATTCCACCATTTGACCTTCCTCTTCTTGGGGATTTCTACGAAACTATATCCTACAATTTTTTATCAAAGAAACTTCTTTCAACGCCACCGATTCACGTTTCTACAGAATATtctaaatttgataatgacagtgtttgaatttttttactttttaagttttttatttctGGGATCGGATTGgccaaaattaacaaaatattgCGTCAATTTGATCCTATATTGGTACTATACATCGTTATAGATGACGTATTTGAAACAACCAGTGAATGACACTAAAACATATATATGTTTCATTAAATACAACATCTCCATGGCCTTACACTTCCCACACGGTTTTGTACAAGCAGACATCACTACGttcgaatattatatttttaattaatggCCGGTTTCGTGCCAATTTCGGAATTGCCTGCCTGATTCACACTTTTTACACTGGACTAGGCCATTTTATCCCCTAAGACAAAAATATAGATTTCCAAGTATAATAAACGGGCGTTACTCAATATAACTTCAATTTCATTATTGTTACCTTGTGTTGACTGCCTTGTTACAGTTGTCCCGCTCAATTCTGAAATGAAAGCAAAAAGTTAATTCtacttctttttttttcaaacaaatgtATGGACTAAAATTATCTACAAAAATTTTGTCTTATCATCTGCTTACATTAAATAAAGATGAATTTAATACCTTTATTGTCGcgaaaaatatctttttacaACAAACTTATTTTAAAGTTACAATTCCAACTTGATCGATAAAAAGAGAACTGAGTAGTTGAATAATCTACGAGGAAAAAAGATGTTTTTAATTCATTACATGGCCCTACCAATAATAACtgaattacttttatttgtctGTTATTTTTCTTACCTTGCTGAAATGTTTGAATACGTTCTGACAAAGTTCTATTGAGATCATACAGCATCGTTGTCTGTCCGTTCTAAAAGTAAGAGAAAATATTTAACATACAAGAAGAGCAACGTAAGAATTCACggtaatgaatattttttcacgCTGGTTACGTTGAACAAATTCAATATTGACGAAGAAAAATTTGAGCAAGCGTCAACTAGTCTAGTGTTTACTAATGACTCTCTTTTGGAAATATTCATCTTCACTGGGCGCTTTTTACACTTTTTCAGTATGTTCACTTTTTCACTAGCGATAGCAATAATACATCTTTATCATATTGTACCAAATACAGAATACGCCATTGAAATATTGAAGATTCTTTCAAGTATTGATGAAACAAATTCGtaattaaaaagattttaagCGCTTGTTGTTGTCTCACGAGGGTACAATAGTTCGATAAAAGCTTGGAGCTTCTGTATGTTTGTTTTGTATACCGAGGTCGTGAGCTCTCAGCCAAAAGTGTAAATTCtaaaaaatttgtcattttatgGTTCGctttatttttacttaaatcCCAGCcgattgaaaaataatatgtaaCGTACTGTGGAGTCTCCACAACAATCAGGAAATGGATAAATCTGTAAGCTCTTCATCTCGTAGGATAGGCCCCCTCCTCTGCAGACCACATTGCTGAAGCACTTCGAATACTCTGAGAAATAAATGGATGGTGAgctaatttgaattttacatTCTATTCTAGTAAACGCACAAAAAGAAAAAGCAGTAAAACACGTTTTTTCCCCAATTTTGAAGCAGTTTTTAACAATGTTTTTCCAAAACTTATTGGCAAGTACCACTCATTTCTCTATGATCAACTAATATTAACCGGCAATAAATTTGTTCCACCCGTACGGCGTTATTATTTGGTGGGATAAAGGTATTATGGTTGAACGttgattttttaaagttttgaaaCTTATAATACGCTATTCGATATGTCGTAATATATCACCTGATTTGGCTCCGATGATAAGCCATATAGAAATGAGAGCTACCCTGAAATACTTCATGATGTTTGTGGTATTTTCAGCGACAAATGACACTTAGTTTGTCACTAATTATTGTGATATTCTGAAGGACAAAAAATCTACAGAGCAGTTTATATAATAGCGTATGAATTTGGCCTGAAACTGTAGACCTCGATAAACAAGCCTAATCCATAGGCGCTGACTGACTATCAAGTAATTGGTATCAACAAATTGTCAAAAATCTCGAAAAAATCAGtgatatttatcaataaattatGTATCACCTGAAGACTGGCTGAGCTGAAAGAGTGCTAACTTGGCTTACCAATAAACTAAAATGCTTGCTAAACTTAAATCTTTTCaaatatcaaatcaaaaaatattctgtatttATTTCGCATTTTCATCTTATGGAGGGAGAAAAAACTGATAGTTGATTGTTTCGTCTGCTTTGTTAGAATGGCAGTCGCTCATTTTTTGATGGCTCAAATACTCTAATGGTTTTGTTTGATTTTGCGTGGTATCGCAATATGTTGCCTATTAGAGTACGCTTATCTGTGGCCCAAATGCTATAGTGTTAGCAACAAACTTCGACGACGCGGAAACTCGTTATGTGATTGAACGTTGATGCATTAGCCATAAAAAATTTGGCGGAAGTTAAAAATGATGAACTTTCTGACTCAACAGCTATAATTGTGAACCATAGTGTCATTGATGTACGTTGAATTTTGTGATAACCAAATGACTAGGGCTtggaatttcagaaaaaaaaaactttaaccGTTGACCGGGTAAAATgaaccggttaaccgcagctATAATTTTAACGTGTTACGCCACAATGGTTACAAAACATAAGATATCTCGACATCACTCGAagttattcacgaatcgagatggtttcatgatcgctctgctgcaagatGTATGTAGCGTGCTTCGGACATATGGAAGTGTTGAAGAAcaacccgattccgttattaaatgtcatttatgtgacaaactttcagtgttcgatgtgcaaattttactttccGATATCATAAAGTAAAACATCATCAACTGCGCACATGGAATATACGCTTTAGCAATGAAAtggtgaacaatatattttgaccaaaaactgattctgaatatatcattgtcaagttttcataaacagcaatcttggtacttcaattatttttcacatttattgggtccttactaatacagttagtgatattctatTAGATTAAACGTcccaggagataaatttgcgatagcaatcatttttgaagtaattgtacattataaaaaaGATCTGTACctagatgtcagttaacggttaaaataaattgtaaccgttaaccatctaaaatcggttaaccattcTCAGCCCTACAAATGAGTAACCTAGAGTAAATGAGGTCTCTAGGAAATATGTTATTTTGTGAATATGGTACACACAAACCTGTAATGAAGTTTTCGAAACTTTTCACACTGAAGTGCAAATCGGGACGCGTTCGAGTATAGTGCAATCTGACGTAACGTTTAGCTttctgaaaactaaacatcTATTTTCAGGAAATGCGCACAACAgtgtaatttcaaatatcatcATGAATATAAACTATGGGATCGTTATAAACTATCCATAGTctcataactattatatatcAGTAGCTAAGCATTCTTCACACTAAAATTCCTATCAGGTAGGAATTGATGACATTATTCACTCCCCACGGGACAGTATCTGTTAAAACAGCCTgttatattactatatttacgAAACTACAACTTTCTGAAAACAAGCGAACAATAACATGTTTTAAATGGAAGGTGACCGACCTATAGTGTTCGATTAAAAGTAATATATTCCTACAATGACTCGAAAGGAAAATTTCATTCTCAAGTTTTATGTGTTTGAAATATAGTCTTATTATCATCTCTTCTTTGGTCTCTCGCCTAGCCTGTTCTTGCTTTATCTCTTCCAgatatttttaactttatttttatttgctgtCGCTGCCAGAAACAATACGATGTTCACTTcagtatttatataatatattaaattgcAATAATTTTGTCGTTGTTTCTCAAAATAGTCAAAATTaagacattttgaaaaatacttcATTTAGGAAAAGATTTCTACATAAGTGAGGTACGATTGATAAAAGAAATTACAATAAACAAAGTAAGATGTGTTGACGTGGTGAAGCTGAAACTGAGGATTCGTGTTGGGGTTCTGCAGCCTATTATGGAATGGAGGTAAAGTGCACTTAAATGCTTTGTTTTATTACCAGTTTATCGGTAAACATATATACATTTttcggtactctcgtagtaagtgtaccagattggggttaggccataattttattccggtttCCCCTtttttagttcgattacgagttcgggggctgtctgtgttagccatgtgaatatccccctgcccatgggtttcagtccccttacacaacttgatgtaaaatgggcgaacaaaattagttacccccatattggtatacatacGTATGGAGTGCCCATATTTGGTGTTCTTgtgtatcaaatattttattgtctaAATGTCGGTTGCtttttcatattcttattctgGGAAATAGGTTATCTTATGGAATCAGTCCTATGAAAGAACCGATAAATATACGATGAAACACGTCGAGATCGTATTAACCGCCAATTGCATATGATGGTCGTCTGATGGTAATAAAAGCATTGGGTGTGCGGTTTATCGCAATGCCCCAATTTGATAATCGCTTTTACGCTTACGGTTTACGGCAAAAAAACGTGAAAACCGGGATTGAAATAACCACGACGACTACAATGTATATCGTTAAACTGCTAATTTGTTGGATGGTGAAATCAGAAACCCAGCTTTCGTGATTAAAATACAATTGCTACGTACTGGCGATATAGCTTAGATTTGATTTTGACaggtatatgtatattgttaaACTGCTGTGAAATGGATGGTGCGATCCAAATTCTAGCTTTCGTGCTTCAAATACAATTTCTACGTATTGACGATATAGCTTAGATTTGATTTCGACAGTTATATGACCGCTGAAACTTTATCTTCTTTTTCTGTCTTGGGTGGTTTTGTATTGAACTCTGGAAGTATTGGGATGTATCTGGCAAATCTGTAATTGAAAGGATGAATTTGAGATATTTTTAGGAATTGAATGGTGGGAAATGTCAACCATTGTAGCTACAAATACAACAAAATAGCACGATATCACGAGagttatataataaataatggaacctccagaagtatgcgcaccaagatgacgcacaacctgaacatattatgtgtgtaccggtttggattcaggttgtgcgacatcttggtgcgcatacttctggagcaccaaataaTGTTTCGCAAACGTTCTCCCcctttatgaaaaaatattattcaggaGTATACCCAGATTATAAAATAGCGACAAAATGCAGAAAAGATTTGGACTAGCAAATTAACTGATCTCGCAAACgtcaaaataaactttcttCAAATAGCCcactttaataaaaatttatttaacatgaAGAATCTTTAATATCTGTAATACACTGCTTGATAAATGCTGTTCTGTGCTCGGGTCTTTGACCACTACTTTCTGAAATACTTTAGCGCTAAAGCATATTTTGAAATAAGCATTGTTACCTGAAATTTGTGCTGAAAGGAAGGTTATAGCATTTTGCAacttcttttttatatttttcacgcTCTTCTTCGGAAGCATTATCTTCACCAGCACGTTTTCTCCATTCCAACATACCACGTTCTTTCAGAGTTCCTAAAGCAAACATAAAATCAGTCAAATAATTTGCAAGGGTTGCATTTTTATATTGCATTTTTACTGCATCAATAAAGAGTTATATATACCTGGCATTGTATTATCAAAAAAGACTCCGAGAACGAATCCAACAAACACAGGTGTCTCCAGCAGCACTAAGAATATCTGATCTACTATTACTTCTCCGGTGTCTATGGCGTTCCTATGGGATGCTACCCATCTTGGTACCATTAACCCCATAAATAGCGAAAATCCAATGATAAAAAGATTTctataaaaagaaataaattattgaaacgAAACCTTACTCATATTCTAACCAGTCCCTATTGTGTTTTGAGTTTGATAGAGATAGTTCAAATTATTTTGGTAGTTCTTTAATGGAGGTAACTTGTTGCAAAAATATAATTCTATGATATTGTGACACAATGTGCGATAAATCGTTCTAGAATATAAAGCGAACACTCTATTGTAATAGCTAAAGCGGACACCATATTGTAATGGCTTGAGAAGGTTATTATGCAGCAACATTGTTTACACTATACGGTTCAAATTATGCGTATGCACTTGAGTCTCGTTGTCTAAAAAAGTCTCAATGACATAATAAAATTCTAACCTGGCAGAATTCAGATCCACAAATTGGAGATTAGATATACCAACTGCAGTAACCATCCCAAACACCACACAGAAGAGTCCAGCCATAACGGGATCCGGAATAAGAACAACTACTGCACCGAACTTTCCTAGCATTCCAAATATGAAGAAAACGATCCCAGCAACTTGCAGAACCTAGTGTTTAGATGATAAATGTGCGAATTGGATTTGAATAGATGTGGAAGACAGAGAAACTTTAATTTACTACATCGGGAAAAGTAATTGTGGCACAATATTATTGAGGTAGTAACTTATGAAATTTTGCGTAATGGTACAGGTCGGCGCCCAGAAAAATAGCCACAAACAGGGTATGTATATCCTCGAATTCTCTAAACAAAACTTTAAAACTGATTTCCAGGAATTCTGGGTATTTTCCTTCCGTACGTAGGTCTGCTTGAGTGGAGATCCCTACACTACTGTGCTAAAATGTTGATAATACGCTGAAACTACTAACATAAgttaaaatgacaaatttttttatataggaTATATAATAGAAAAGTTGTCATTCATAAATTTAATGTTTTCAAAAACTCACTCTTCGACTTGCAACTTGAGTAATTCCTAGCGCTCCGATATTTTGTGTGTATGAAGTTGTGCCCGTAGATGTTCCAATAAGGCCAGAAAGTACAGTTCCAAGTCCTTCGATTGCTAAACCTCTGCAATACAAACAATATTTCATTACTTTTCTAAAATCGAAGAAGTTAATAATAACCCTTTTTTGCTCTTCCATATTGAACCAGGGAAAAAATGATCGCTTATAATAACCTAAGGAAATACTTTCTTTCATTAATCTTCGGAAATTAGAAAGATGGTTCAACTGAAAAGAAAAGTTTTGTTTGCAGTCAATAACAAATACAGCAACATAAAAAAACGATACACAGGTTCTTTCCATTCCCAAAAACTTGCATCACCCTTGCTCCATgtgacacttttcagaaacttgAATTTGGGGACTCcccaagtatgtgaaccagggtGGCGGACataggaacgtagtatgtgtgccaggttagggttaggccataatttcaggtacaaatattacgggagtcactGGGCTAGTTCCCGTGCTCGTTAGAACTAAactaagaaaaattggaataccATTATGGCCTAAActtaacctgatacacatactacgttctggtgtccgccatcttgattcacatacttcgggagtccTTTCCGACAACTAGCGGAAATATGTTTATGTAAACGCAGACACTGGAGTACGCATAAATTGATAGTGaccaaaatattctttttatgATACATACCGTATGTgaagaaattataaaaactgaattaaattattattgctTGATAAAAAATTGGAccacttgaaataaaaacggTATTTATTCTTGCAATAATTACATACCTGTTTACTGCATGTTTTGGAGGCGGTGGCGCTCCAGCAATTCTTGCACATGCATAATAATCACCAATTGATTCCACCATACTAATGATAACTGCCACTAACATCCCAATCACACCCGACGCTGTAACAACGGGAAGGCCCCATTGGCCAGGATAAGAAAATTGAAACCTGAATAGAAGAAAACAGAATTTTACCTACTGAGATTCTTAGATCTCGCGAGAGACTGTTGTTTACTTACCATGGACTATTGTAAAGTACTCTTATTCTCGTATCCGTACGCCCCCTGTAACCGGGTTCACTCGGATTACTGGGCAATGCTCCGGTAGCTGTCAATATGACGCATAATATAACTCCTAATATAACAGCAAGAAGGACCTGCAAAAGAATACTTTGTCATTTTTATCATCTCTAACCGGAGGGAAACAGGAAGTATATGACGAAAACTAGGTGTCATTTTACCGCACAGGTTAACTGAAGTTTATTCGAAGCTTAGGATTGGTGAGTAAAGTAAAGCTTAtgttttttggtactcctgtagtatgtgaaccaagatggtggacaccggaacgtagtatgtgtactaggctAGGGTTAGGAAATAagttcaggtacaaatactacgggactcacttggctagtccccgaactcgtaatgaaactaaaattgGAATGGAACGTATCCGTATTGGgcctgtatttatttattttttgattagaGGAGTGCGAATGCAGCAGTTATACGAAAAAAACTCTTAACAGCGTTTTAATACACAAAATATGAACTATACTCACTGGAAACATCTTGAAAAAATTCGATCTTTTTACAAAACAGCCTCGAGTTCGACTGTACCAAGGAAAAGGTACTTTTATATCTTTTAAGTACTGAGAAAATACCACCAACAAAGCAATagtactgaaaataaaaacaaagaaatttaTTAATCCGTGTCGAAAGATACATGTATATGTAGTTAATTTGAAAGCGGATACGAAAGCAGACAAAATGATAGATTTGGGAAACTCTCATTCATCATAATGTTCAGCGGGGCTCTCCGAAAAATAAATCAAGAAACGACATCGATTAATCTACTTTTATTGTGAATCTGTCATTATTCTGACTTTTTTCGAAAGCTGGTGAAATATCGTTGACTATTCTAATCGGATATCTACATATAGTATGTAACATAATTACGCCAAATAGCGTGACAGGATATCGTCGATTGAATACCATCTCGCACGTTATTAATTGTTTCTGgccatgaaaaatattttggtccTAATTAACAATAGAGATTTTAAAGGTCTGCGTCTTATGATTTATTGCGAAAACCTTTAATAATATATGTCTCGACAAAGTTCAGCTCCATGATACTTACAAAATTGTTATCCCCCACTGCCCTGAGGCCCAATATCCTGATATGTCAAGTAAAGATAGACCTATTAAGGTTATAGATGGTGCAACAGTCAACGGCCCGATAAATCTCATGAGAAATCCGACAACTCCTGTCATCGCCAGCAGAATCTCTAGAACGGCAGCAACGGCAAGTGCCCCTTGGATCTGAAAATTCgagtaaaattttaaattatgtttaaaaaatgtatatatatgaaagGTGCATTTTGATATTTAAATCAGGAATTAATGGTACCGTTTGGCAATCCGGTTATCAGTATTAATATTACAGAAGGATTTAAATTTAGATTATATGTGACGACTTTCCTTTCTAAATGACCAAGAAACAATTTGCAACTATGTTGGGTAAATTCGGTATGGCGATAAAATGTTGTAATTTTAAAACATCTCGATTACCATGTGATGTGAGTTACTCACCACTTACGTTGTTTCGGGATTGAGTTTAGGTGcattttgtataatatatacCATACCAAATCATATGGCACTAAAAGATATACATTATACAGTATTCTGATTTGTCTTATACATCCTATCACCTACTATTGTACCACATTTTAAGCAAACCAACCTCTCGCATTCGTCTTTGCCATAGTTCCGCACCATCAACTAAAGTTCCGTCAGTATCATTATACATCACAGTACCGTTAGTTAAATCTGTGTTGTTTATTGGAGCCGATGGACATCGATTGTGAGGGAGGGATAAGATTGCCAGTGTTGCAGGAAGAAAAGCAGATGATCCACCTTGCATGATAGGTAGCCTTCAAAACAAAAAGACTTGGTAATTTAAGGATGTGACTAGATGGTAACTTTATGTGGCACACACATACATACAGAGATGGGGCGATAGCTCGAATATTGGGAGAAGGGATGAAAACAAAGGGTATAATATAAGGTTATAGGACGTTGAATGACACTGAGATTATGCACACCTCTCGAGAAGCAAATGAAGAACAAGCGGAAAAAAAAATCGCAAGGTAGTGTGAAAGAAACCAAGGCAGCAGCAAAGACCAATAAAAAACGGAAATAAGTGACTGTAAGCATCTATCACCCATCAACAATTTAaacctaaaaaaaaataataatagagAATGTGACTAGTTCCAACCTGGACCCAAACGTTGTTTGTATAAATGTTACAATTCCAGAAATGAACAACATTGCATTTATCACCATCGCGCGGCCAACATATCCAACGTCGTCATCAAACATACAAAGACTTCTTCCTATTATAAGTGGCATCCCAACCAAGCCTCCAACCGCAAGTAAGCAGtgctaaaaatattaataatatgtttTAAAAGCCAACGTCCGTTTGAAAAATTTCCACTATGATAATTAGCTTTGTATATACCCACAATTAGACATAAATGTGAGTTGATTGCCAGACAATTTGTCACTGACAATTTAACAACAACTTATAACTAATTCATAATATGACGAATTTATTAGAGAAATACGAGTCTGTAGCAATTTGCGTTTGCGCTTATATCTTGCATCtgcaaa
This genomic interval from Styela clava chromosome 15, kaStyClav1.hap1.2, whole genome shotgun sequence contains the following:
- the LOC120334303 gene encoding uncharacterized protein LOC120334303 — encoded protein: MKYFRVALISIWLIIGAKSEYSKCFSNVVCRGGGLSYEMKSLQIYPFPDCCGDSTNGQTTMLYDLNRTLSERIQTFQQELSGTTVTRQSTQGETCYAPVTCNSQGANWMQVYPPVSCYLNKNIGFELNDDIIQTMEDAIDGAIRAMDDSVNASCGPCALTSSEYLDEKNRLRSTKVIQGIESQQPCAVPATCLGKESVVTTWLTILPLPEKEGASTMKVNEMTGGNVVDAMNESLERSIKMIENFNAGNCGGCTTAPTTT
- the LOC120334302 gene encoding solute carrier family 23 member 2-like is translated as MDGEINPTFEETEDHINNEGAASDFGNKKIRENGNVPAENHDKNQNKMIYEIDESPRWHVCIILGIQHCLLAVGGLVGMPLIIGRSLCMFDDDVGYVGRAMVINAMLFISGIVTFIQTTFGSRLPIMQGGSSAFLPATLAILSLPHNRCPSAPINNTDLTNGTVMYNDTDGTLVDGAELWQRRMREIQGALAVAAVLEILLAMTGVVGFLMRFIGPLTVAPSITLIGLSLLDISGYWASGQWGITIFTIALLVVFSQYLKDIKVPFPWYSRTRGCFVKRSNFFKMFPVLLAVILGVILCVILTATGALPSNPSEPGYRGRTDTRIRVLYNSPWFQFSYPGQWGLPVVTASGVIGMLVAVIISMVESIGDYYACARIAGAPPPPKHAVNRGLAIEGLGTVLSGLIGTSTGTTSYTQNIGALGITQVASRRVLQVAGIVFFIFGMLGKFGAVVVLIPDPVMAGLFCVVFGMVTAVGISNLQFVDLNSARNLFIIGFSLFMGLMVPRWVASHRNAIDTGEVIVDQIFLVLLETPVFVGFVLGVFFDNTMPGTLKERGMLEWRKRAGEDNASEEEREKYKKEVAKCYNLPFSTNFRFARYIPILPEFNTKPPKTEKEDKVSAVI